GCCGATGTGGAGGTGATCGCCCTGGCCACCGATTTTCTCCAGGCGTTGGGACTGCAAACCCTAACCTTTCACCTCAATTCTGTAGGCACTACTGCCGATCGGCAGCAGTATCGCGAGGCCTTGGTGGCCTATTTCACCCCTTACCAGGCCGAGTTAGATGCGGATTCCCGCCAGCGGCTGAACCGCAACCCCCTGCGCATCCTGGATAGTAAAGACCCCAAGACCCAGGCCATTGCCCAAGACGCTCCCAGCATCCTCGATTACCTGGGTCCCGACTCTCAACGGCATTTTGACCAGGTGCAGCAGTACCTCAACGATCTGGACATTGCCTATGACCTCAATCCCCGATTGGTGCGGGGGCTCGACTACTACACCCACACGGCTTTTGAAATTCAATCAGCAGATTTGGGGGCCCAGGCTACGGTCTGTGGTGGTGGCCGCTATGACGGCTTAGTGGAGCAATTGGGGGGACCTGCCACTCCGGCGGTGGGCTGGGCCATTGGCTTAGAGCGCCTGAGCCTGTTACTGGAACAGCTGGCTCCGCCGCCACCAAATCCGGTCGATCTCTATCTGGTCTCTCGGGGACCTGCGGCGGAAGCCCAAGCCCTACGGCTGGCCTACCAGTTGCGCCAGCAGGGGATGACCACCGAGCTAGACTTGAGTGGTGCTGCCTTTGGTAAGCAGTTTAAGCGGGCCGACCGTAGCGGTGCGATCGCATGTTTAATCCTCGGCGATAGCGAAGCAGAAATTGGCACCGTCCAGCTAAAGTGGCTTCAGAGTGGAGAGCAGATCCAGCTAAACCAGACAGCCCTGGTCAACGAAGCCGCCACCTGGCGCCAGAAACTGGCGGCAGCCCGAAACAGCCAAGAGTAATCCCCGTTGCCCTCAGAACCAGTCTTGCCCCCCCCCGGCAACCCCGGCTGGCTTTACCGGCGACACCTGGTACACCTGTGGCTGATGGCACCGAGAGATGACCCTAGGGGGATATTAGCCCATGACATGGGACTCACCATGGCCCCCGAGACCCGGTTGCATCCATAAGGCATAGCATAAGTTTGCGGTGATAGGCTCTAGCCGCTACGATGACCGCTATAGTAATTGCCACAGAGCCCAGTGTAGTGATGGGGCCATCAGCCTGTCCGGCACTGGCTATTGAGCGATCGACTGGGGCCCCAGCTGCGACCTATTGCAGTATCAAGCCCTATCCAAGTCCAAAGCTGACGGTTCCCAGAAAACGCGACCAACACCAAGTTCAACTTGGTATAACGCCACGACAAAGATTATCAGTGCTGCAGAGGGTGGGTTATGGCCTATTGGGAATTTTTACTGCAGAAAGAGGGAGATCAGACCTGGCTGCCCCTGGAGGCCGGACAGGTAGAAATCTTGGCAGGACGCTATCGGGTCATGGCCCATTCCCAACGTCCCCAAACCCCAGTTCAAATTCGTATCAGCCAGCTGCTGCTAGATCAGTTACCCCCCAAGCGACGGGTGCTAAAGCGAGTTGACCATACCAACGAAGACGGACTCTTAGTCGTCATGCCATTCACCTGGCTGCAAGCTGGAGCTTGGGAGCTACGCTGCAGCAATACCGACGACGCCCCTGAGAACTGGGTAGCCACTGTACGGCTGCAAGTGCTAGCCCACGATGCCGATGGCGACGATTGGCAACCCTGGCCTTCGGAGACCTCTATCATCTCCCTGGGCAATGAGGCTGACCAAGATATTGCCAAGGACGATGGGGAAGCTCTGGCGCTAAGTGATAATCCTGTCCCTGAGGAAGGGACGCCCCCAGACGACCACGACCCTCCGGAGGCAGAGCCTCCTACCACCACCGCCTGCTACACCCTGGCCCTCAACCGTCGCACCTATCTGGCCCAGCGGGGAGCTTTCCTGCACATTGCCGGCCAAATAGAGGCTAACCAGGCCATCACCTGTCTCACCGGACGCTTGATTCTGACCTTGCGGGATCCGCAACAGTTAACTGAAGTGGCTATCACTCAGCAGTCCCTAGCTGTGACCGCCCTACCGGCCCCATTCCACTTAGAGCTATCTCTCCCCAGAGATATCGATACTCGCCTGCTGCTTGGCGAACTCTGCCTGTTGACTGACGATGGCCTCACCCTGGCGGCTCAGCCGCTAACAGTTACCGTAGGCTTAGAAGATCTGCTGACAACCATAGCCAATCAGGCTGAACCCTTTCTCGTCGACGGCATCGACGACCTATCCCTGCCCCCCGAAGCAGCAGAACCTGCTGCTGCTGAGGCATTGCCTCACCCCTTGGATCTACCCACTAACCCATCGGGATTTAGTGTCCTGCGCCCCAAGAGTGGATTTACCCTGCCTCCACAGATTTATCGGCCTTCTGTGCCTCCGACTGAGGGTAAGCTGAGCTTACCTGATTTGCCTCAGGTTACCCCTAGCCCTGACGCTGTAGACCTTCCAGAGATGTCAGAGCCGGATTCCCAAACTGAGACAGCCACCCCACCAGCCGTTGATTTACCCAGCGGGTTGACCTCGCCCCAGCCAGATGCCTCGGCTCACCATGATCGCCAGGATGCCCATGAGGGTACTGGTGATTCTGAGGCCAAAGATAGTGCTACGACCGAGGGGTTGAACTGGCAGTCCCGTTTCTGGGAGCGGTTGAGCACCCTGGCCGTTGACAGTTACCAATCTGCCATGCATCGTCAGGCCGAGATGGAAGCCGCTGGTGTGCAATTTCCTGCTCATGATGCAGAACAACCGACGACGGCCCCCGAGTTACCTACCTTCATGGCCCCTCTGGAATTGCCCACGGGCCAAGAGGTGGTGATTTATGACGATGAGCCCTCAGAAGTGCCTGAAGACGCTACGATACCACCGACAGGTGACACCTTCCCCATTGATGATGATGACATCTTGGTGCCACCCACGCCTCAATTCGAGATTCCAGAGGGAGACCTGGTAGCCGGGCAAACCATTACCCTGAGACTGCAGGTGCCGCTCCATCCCAACCGTCTCTACTGCCGCCTGTGGTTGATCGATCCCCAGAGCCGCACCTCCATCGGCGACTCTCGCCAGATTATGGATCTGGCCCCCGATGGAGAGGGTAACCTGGCCGCTAGCGTATCACTCCAGGTGCCCCTGGGGTGCTTGCAGGTGCGCTTTGCCGCTATTTCCATCGATATGGTGACCCAGCAGGAGAGTTACCGAGCCTTAGCGGAACGTGCGATCGCACCTGCCGCCGCCCCGTCTGTCTCCTTTGATGAGTTGGACCTTTGATGAGCTGCCTGAGCTAAACCTGTAGGGACTACTCCCTTAACCTGTTCTTACTGTATAAGTTTTCAGTTCGTGCAAATTATTTATTAAGGTAGGAGTAGCTCATATAAATCGTGGCCGAGTCTAGTCTTGTCGATTTGCTTGAAGAAGAGCTCCAGATACGGAGTTGGACTTGGCATAAAATTTTGTATCAATACTACAGGCTTACCTTTGCCATCGCTTTTCTTATCACCTCTTGTCCCAAGCCAGACCTGGAGTTTTGCCAGGGTAACGCTCGAGTTCGAGCGGGACTTGGGATATCTATCTGCATTTAGACGCTGAAGCCCTGCCCTAAAGAACGGCGGGGCCCAGGTAAATGCAGTCTATTGCTTTCTGTAGCCAGCGTGTAGGACATACAGCATGACGACCTTTCCCATTGATTTAAGTACCTATAAGCGCATTGCTCTAGATCCGGCCAATCCTACTCTGACGGATGAGCAGCGCACGGCTCTCAAGGCCAATATTCAACTCTGCCGCGATGCCATTGTGTTCTTTACGGCCACTGGGGCCGCGCACGGGGTCGGAGGTCACACCGGCGGGCCTTACGACACCGTACCGGAAGTGATGATCCTAGACGCTATCTTTCGGGGTGGGCCTGATCAGGTTGTCCCCACCTTCTTCGATGAAGCCGGACACCGCGTGGCAACTCAATACTTGATGGCAGCCATCAACGGCGATCTACCGGCTGAGCAGCTAATGCTCTATCGTCAAGCGCACCAAAAGCTACCGGGCCACCCGGAGTTGGGACTAACCCCCGGCGTTAAATTTAGTTCTGGTCGCCTGGGACACATGTGGCCCTACGTCAATGGTGTCGCCCTGGCCAACCCAGGTAAAACCGTCTTTTGCCTCGGCTCGGATGGCTCTCAGCAGGAAGGCAATGACGCCGAAGCGGCTCGATTAGCCGTGGCCCAGCATCTGAATGTGAAGCTGTTGATCGATGACAACGATGTCACCATTGCCGGTCATCCCTCTTCCTACCTGCCTGGCTTTAGTGTCCGCCGTACCTTGGAAGGCCACGGCCTTAAAGTCTTAGAAGGCGATGGAGAAGATCTCGATGGCCTCTATGCCCGTATCTGCGAGGCCATTACCACCCCAGGACCAGTGGCAGTGGTCAGTAAGCGCTCCATGGCCGTCGGCATTGATGAGATTGAAGGCACCAGTGAGGGGCACGATGTCATTCCCCTAGATGCCGCCATCAAGTACTTAGAGGGTAGAGGCCAGACCCAGGCTGCTGAGGTGCTGAAGGGCATGGAGAAGCCCAAAAATCCCTATACATTCATGGGCTCCTCAGACAATGTGGATTCCAACCGCAATGTGTTCGGCAAAACCGTCGCCGAAATCCTCGGCGGCATGAGTGAACTGGACCGGAAAAACACCATTAAAGTCTTCGACAATGATCTGGAAGGGTCCACCGGCATCAAGCATATCCGAGCGGCCCATCCTGAAGTCTTTATCAAAGGTGGGGTGATGGAGCGCGGTAACTTATCGGCAGCGGCCGGCTTTGGCATGGAAAAAGGCAAGCAGGGGATCTATGCCACCTTCAGCGCCTTCCTGGAGATGGTCATCTCTGAAATTTCCATGGCTCGGCTCAATTACTCCAACTTGCTGTGTCATTTTTCCCACGCTGGTGTCGATGACATGGCCGACAATACCTGCCACTTCGGCCTCAATAACCTGTTCGCCGACAACGGCTTGGAGGATGGCTACGAAACTCGTCTATACTTCCCCGCCGATGCCAACCAAATGCGGGCCGTGGTGAAGGCAATCTTTTCAGATCCAGGGCTGCGGTTTGTCTTCTCGACCCGTTCTAAGGTGCCTATGATCTTAGACACCGATGGCAATGAGATGTTTGCCGGTGATTACCGCTTTACTCCCGGTAAAGATGAAGTCATCCGGGAAGGAGCGGCTGGTTATGTGGTGGCTTTTGGTGATGCCCTTTATCGGGCTCTGGATGCAGTGGAGCGTCTGAAGCAGCAGGGCATTGATGTGGGGCTAATTAACAAGGCCACCCTGAATGCGGTGGATGAAGACATGATGGCCAAGATCGGCAAGGCACCGTTTGTGCTGGTCACCGAAGCCTTTAACCGCCGCACCGGCCTAGGTAGCCGGTTTGGCTCCTGGTTGCTAGAGCGGGGGTATACGCCTAAGTATGCGTACCTGGGATCTCATAAAGAAGGCTGTGGTGGCCTCTGGGAGCAGTTCCCCCATCAAGGCATCGACCCCGACAGTGTCGTAGCTCAGGTGAAGCGACTCGTGGGGTAACCTCCTCTTGAGTTAGCCACTACTTAGCCACTACCCAGAACCGACAGAGCTGCCTAAGACAACTCTGTCGGTCAGTTTTTGGAGTGTTTCTACCGACATTCCGCAGGTTGACAGTCTTGTTTTTGATGTGCATGGCAAATACCAATAATCGAAACTCTGCTAGCCGAAGGCGCCATCTCCGAGACAGTGGCTCGGGATCTCAGGTGCTCCCTGCAGCTTCTGGTCACCAGCTAGGACCCTCTACCAATCCGACATCGGCGGTTCAGCCGCAACCAAATAGTCAAAGTTCCCCTCGCCAACGCTCTGAGTCAGGCAGGCAATGACGTGTTGAGGGTCATCATAGGGACCACTGATATAGTATGGTTTGCCATCGCGGCCAAAGGACAATGCGGGAAGGGGCTGTTCCGGAACTCCCAGATGGCTGCGGGCTTGTTCAAAACCAGGGTGAGGAGCGAGGCCCAATCGCGCTGCGTAGTCTACGGCTCCTAACACGACGGCTTGGGCTTGGGCTAAGGAAATAACCCGAGACGACTGATGGAAATTGTCGTAGGCTTTTTCCACCATAGCGGTGTATTGGGTCTGATTCAGTCGTTGGGGCCCCATGGCGTCTTTAACGCCCAGACACCAATAGTCCACTAAGTAGCTAGCCACAAGGTATCGCATCCCCTCTCGCCGGACGACGAACACCTGTGCTAACCCGCCCACACCATCCTCTATCGAGGCTTCGGGAGATGGATCCAGTAACTGTTGGGCGGCATGTTCATTGATCAAACACTGTTCCAAGGGAGGCAATTCACCTCTGGCAATGCGGTCTTGGGTAGTGGCTTTAGCTTGGGCCTGAATCACTGCTTTGACCTCGGCGGGGCGCAGGCCGAGATTTCGAGCAATCTGCTTGGGAGAGAGCTGCCGCTGCCGCAGCTCGGCAATATGCTGTTCTTGCTCAGGGGTCATGGTCTCGCAACATTATTCTGACGTTTGGGACTCTAAGATCTTGTTGGGATCAACACAGTCCTCTGTCTCCGGGCTCATCTGAAACTCAAACAGATAAGCCGTGTAATCTTCAATATCAGAATACTCCTGTTCCGCCACAAAGGCTTGCACCCGCTCATTCAAGAAAGGATAGCCGGTGCTCTTGAGAATTTGAGGCTGATCGACGATCTCTCCCCCTGGAGCCACCAAGACCCCGACCAAGCCATCATGGGGATCCTGGGACAGGCAGACCCGGCGGGAGTAGGTGATGGACACTTCAATCGGTTCGGCGGGCTGCAACTCTGGTTGGTCGGCAGCGTCCCGCACAGCTTGGGTCCAGTCCTCTAGGGCTGCCTCAACCTCAGCCTCAGCGGTGCCGTCAGGGCTGTAGTTATAGCGCTGAAGTTTACTAATGAGCGCTTCTGGATTGCCCTGGGCTGGGGTCTCTGTGGCCGGGGTAGAGGTAGAACCAGAAGTGCCCTGGCGAGAGCGACTCTGATGGCTGCCGGCGGCGACAGTGCCATCGAGATCTCTGGCTCGACCAGATGGGCTAGCGGTCCCAGGGGTCTGCCTGGGAGTGGGAGTGGGGGTCGAAGCGGGGGGCCTAGTTGTGGCTGGCGGAGTCCTTGGGCCTGGGGACGGGGTCTCTGTTGCCGGTGGTGTCGACGGGGACTGTCCAGGGGCAGGGGTGGTAGGGACAGGGGTCTCGGAATAGGGCGCAATACCAATGTCGAAGGGACTCGGCGGTGGCCAGTCTGATCCCCCCAGGGGAGAGGAGTCCTGGCGTAGTGGAGTAGACGGGGTATCTACACCATTACCATTGTTTGGATCCGAGAATAGAGAGTAGGGGTCACCCTGCTCAAAGGCCTCTAGACCCAGCCCCGGCATGAGGCTGTTGTTGGTGGCAAAGGCGGGGAGATTGGCCTGTTCCTCTGGGGTCAGTTCAATCAACGGTACCGTCCGTTCGGCCCGGTCAACTGTATCGTCTGCAGAGGCTAAGCTGAGGCTGGACACCGAAGGGCCTACGGCGAATAGCACGCCATGAACAGTGACTGATACAGCCGCCGCAATCCACTGCGGCTGCGCTAATGCTTTTAACCAAGGCAAACTTGACCCGATTGTTGCCATATGCGATCGCACCGACTCCTCACTACATACGACGTTAACCGTGGCAAACAGTGCCCATTTGCCCCGATCTCCATCTAGCCTAGCGAATTCGCAGCCACCTGAATAATCATCACGGAAAAATAAGACAATTCCAAGTTGGGATGATGCTGTAAATCGGTATAGATCAGCTGATCCGGCCAGGTAACATGCTGCACCACATAGCTACAGGACAACAGGCCTCGCTGCTGCAACACTGACCATACCTGGGGATAGACTGAACTGACCTTCATCAGCACCACCGCCTCAGCCCAGTCCAGAACCCGCTCTAATTCCGCTACCCGATACAGGGCAGGCAATACAGCTAACCGCTGAGATTGAATAGTCAGCGGGATACCCAATACCGCGGCAGTTGCGAGGGGCGAACACACCCCCGGTACCACCTCAACAGACACCTGGGGATGCCATGTCAACAAAGTCTGGGCCAAATAGGTGAAGGTGCTGTAAAAGCTGACATCTCCCTCCGAGGCAAACACCACATCAT
This portion of the Halomicronema hongdechloris C2206 genome encodes:
- the hisS gene encoding histidine--tRNA ligase, with product MEPLQSLPGTEDILPQRQSAGQAIKVADVTTWQRIEAMGRDILQRAAYQEIRTPIFELTRLFERGIGEATDVVGKEMYTFLDRGERSVTLRPEGTAGVVRAYVQHKLHGQGGVQRLWYTGPMFRYERPQKGRQRQFHQLGVEVLGSHDPRADVEVIALATDFLQALGLQTLTFHLNSVGTTADRQQYREALVAYFTPYQAELDADSRQRLNRNPLRILDSKDPKTQAIAQDAPSILDYLGPDSQRHFDQVQQYLNDLDIAYDLNPRLVRGLDYYTHTAFEIQSADLGAQATVCGGGRYDGLVEQLGGPATPAVGWAIGLERLSLLLEQLAPPPPNPVDLYLVSRGPAAEAQALRLAYQLRQQGMTTELDLSGAAFGKQFKRADRSGAIACLILGDSEAEIGTVQLKWLQSGEQIQLNQTALVNEAATWRQKLAAARNSQE
- a CDS encoding transketolase C-terminal domain-containing protein, whose amino-acid sequence is MTTFPIDLSTYKRIALDPANPTLTDEQRTALKANIQLCRDAIVFFTATGAAHGVGGHTGGPYDTVPEVMILDAIFRGGPDQVVPTFFDEAGHRVATQYLMAAINGDLPAEQLMLYRQAHQKLPGHPELGLTPGVKFSSGRLGHMWPYVNGVALANPGKTVFCLGSDGSQQEGNDAEAARLAVAQHLNVKLLIDDNDVTIAGHPSSYLPGFSVRRTLEGHGLKVLEGDGEDLDGLYARICEAITTPGPVAVVSKRSMAVGIDEIEGTSEGHDVIPLDAAIKYLEGRGQTQAAEVLKGMEKPKNPYTFMGSSDNVDSNRNVFGKTVAEILGGMSELDRKNTIKVFDNDLEGSTGIKHIRAAHPEVFIKGGVMERGNLSAAAGFGMEKGKQGIYATFSAFLEMVISEISMARLNYSNLLCHFSHAGVDDMADNTCHFGLNNLFADNGLEDGYETRLYFPADANQMRAVVKAIFSDPGLRFVFSTRSKVPMILDTDGNEMFAGDYRFTPGKDEVIREGAAGYVVAFGDALYRALDAVERLKQQGIDVGLINKATLNAVDEDMMAKIGKAPFVLVTEAFNRRTGLGSRFGSWLLERGYTPKYAYLGSHKEGCGGLWEQFPHQGIDPDSVVAQVKRLVG
- a CDS encoding precorrin-2 C(20)-methyltransferase, with protein sequence MVAFPAGHDGLGVAQRTLMPWLRSEQQQLPLSFSFSQDRGQRQSAWQEAAAQVWGYLRRGDDVVFASEGDVSFYSTFTYLAQTLLTWHPQVSVEVVPGVCSPLATAAVLGIPLTIQSQRLAVLPALYRVAELERVLDWAEAVVLMKVSSVYPQVWSVLQQRGLLSCSYVVQHVTWPDQLIYTDLQHHPNLELSYFSVMIIQVAANSLG